One Bradyrhizobium sp. ISRA464 genomic window carries:
- a CDS encoding IS701 family transposase, with amino-acid sequence MILDQMNGGASVEDVLSLWAASLREAKQRIRPLFTQERVAASAAQFLDALLGNEPRKTGWMRAEAAGDSGPWRQQALLGRGRWDADDLRDIVRDHVIEHLGDNNAVLVIDETGFLKQGKASCGVGRQYTGSAGKITNCQIGVFASYVSVKGHAFIDRALYLPKAWTSDPTRLKATHVPETVAFATKPQLAVSMVKRAIAADVPFAWVAADSVYGVGDLEAALRRAGKGYVLGVHANHWFSSWHPDYLVAGEAKEIAEALPAQKWKRLSAGHGTKGERLYDWAYCPLADLDAAEYDMQLPGIWTRGLLIRRGLADGELSYFTTWCPEGTSIESLVRVEGTRWRVKEDFETTKGELGLDHNESRSWHGWHRHVSLVMLAYAVMTTVRSQVNAMMPKKTKSTHRQDSSAGRSRKSDASS; translated from the coding sequence ATGATTCTGGATCAGATGAATGGTGGTGCTTCGGTTGAGGATGTGCTGTCGCTGTGGGCGGCGTCATTGCGGGAGGCCAAGCAGCGTATCCGACCTTTGTTCACGCAGGAGCGTGTAGCCGCTTCGGCGGCCCAGTTTCTCGACGCGTTGCTCGGCAACGAGCCGCGCAAGACAGGCTGGATGCGGGCCGAGGCAGCTGGCGACAGCGGACCGTGGCGACAGCAGGCCTTACTGGGTCGTGGGCGCTGGGATGCCGACGACTTGCGCGACATCGTTCGTGATCATGTCATCGAACATCTGGGCGACAACAACGCAGTCCTGGTGATCGACGAGACCGGCTTTCTCAAGCAGGGCAAGGCCTCGTGCGGCGTGGGGCGGCAATACACGGGTTCTGCCGGCAAGATCACCAACTGCCAGATCGGCGTGTTCGCCTCCTACGTATCCGTCAAGGGTCACGCCTTCATTGATCGTGCGCTCTATCTGCCGAAAGCCTGGACATCCGATCCCACCCGATTGAAAGCGACCCATGTGCCGGAGACGGTGGCATTTGCCACCAAGCCGCAGTTGGCCGTCAGCATGGTCAAGAGGGCGATCGCGGCCGACGTCCCCTTCGCTTGGGTGGCTGCCGACAGTGTGTATGGCGTCGGCGACCTCGAAGCGGCTCTGCGGCGTGCCGGCAAAGGCTACGTGCTGGGCGTCCACGCCAACCACTGGTTCAGCTCATGGCACCCGGATTACCTCGTGGCTGGTGAAGCAAAGGAGATTGCCGAGGCGCTCCCCGCCCAAAAGTGGAAGCGCCTGTCGGCAGGTCATGGAACCAAGGGCGAACGTCTCTACGATTGGGCCTATTGCCCGCTGGCCGATCTCGACGCTGCCGAATACGACATGCAGCTGCCAGGCATCTGGACCCGCGGGCTGCTGATCCGACGCGGCCTTGCCGACGGTGAACTCTCCTACTTCACCACATGGTGTCCCGAGGGCACCTCGATCGAGAGCCTCGTTCGTGTTGAAGGAACGCGATGGCGTGTCAAAGAAGATTTTGAGACGACAAAGGGCGAGCTCGGTCTCGACCACAATGAAAGTCGCTCTTGGCACGGCTGGCACCGGCATGTCTCCCTGGTCATGCTGGCTTACGCCGTCATGACCACCGTCCGATCTCAGGTGAACGCGATGATGCCGAAAAAAACGAAATCGACGCACCGGCAAGACTCATCCGCTGGTCGGTCCAGGAAATCCGACGCCTCATCTTAA